In Methanomassiliicoccales archaeon, the genomic stretch GGAGTGCAAGCGATTCCTGTAATTCTCTTTCGCTCATTCCGTCACTCCCACAAGATATTTCACCACTGAGTTCTCAATCTCATCAGGGCTCAGCTCCCTGATCTCACTCAGCTGGATTGCTCTTCTTGGCAATCTGTGTCGGCTTCCAAGATTGCAGAACACCGTGTGGATCGCACCATCTTTATCCTTCGCCGCCACTTCGATGCTGAAGTACTGCTTGCGTTTGGGGCCAACTTTGAAAGTACCTATCACCCTGAACGCTTTCATGGAATCTCCGGTGTGTGGAAATGTTTCACTCGAATAAATATTTTGGTTAAATAATCCTCTTAATAAAGAGAAAAACACGATATGTAAGTTCACTGGGTACTCTCCTAGCGAGAAATTCCAATCGATGTCGGTAATTCGGGATCGTTGCGGACTCATGTGCATCCGTTGGGGCGTAGAATATGTGTGCATACCCCTTCCTTTAAAATCTCCAACAGAACTCCTGCTCACTGCAGATTTCCTTTTCGAAAAAATGCGAACGGCATGCCTATCAGCGACGGATGCGACCGCAGAAACTCCCTAGTATCGGAAGCATTTGCGCCCACCATCTTGAGGTTAACAGAATGGGTTTTGATCGTCGATGCTAACGCCATTCTTTGCGAGCCCGATGAAATTCAACTCTAGCGAGAGCGGATGTGGATTGCCTTTTGCTACCCTTTCAAAAGAACTCGAAGGGTATCAAGGAGATTTTCCAACCAAAGCGACTGCGAGGGACTGCATAATGTAACTAAGGGTGTTCGCGAACGCTGTTGAAAAGGGAATGGCGCCAAAAGTCTGCATCCTACTTTCTTGCGACTTGAAATGGCAAGTCGGGGCGATCGACGTCCTTACAATTTATTCTATATATGCCATTATATGCCCTTGTCATTTTCTTTGAATACCAATGCTTAGAGGCTTCTCTGCCGTAATATGATACTGGATGACGAGCGAGTGATTCATCTTGTATCGAAGAGTTCGAATCACTGACCAGCACAACCGTTTTGGGTTGAATGAGGCAGCGCGGAAATCATGCCCTTAATAGGACGTGCGTAGAGAAGGAGATCTGGGCATCGCGCTCAGATTGGGAAGAATTCTGAAATCTTCGTCGTATATAGATTGTGCTCCAAAAATACTGCTGCCCTTCGTGTCACTAATTGACAATCATTTGTAGATGGATTCCTGGGCGTATTTCCTCCGTATCAGCACGAAATAAGCGATGGCCACGCCATATACCACGATAAAGAGGAGCGCAAAGAAGGGAACGTAGTCAAGAAAAACGTGTGAGACGTTCTTGTGCAGCGTATAGGAGAGTGGCGTCTGATCACTGTCAAGATGCTCTACAACGATGTAGTACGTGCCGTATGTCGCATCTGGAAAGTCGAAAGTGATTTCTGGATTGGTTGAATTGACTGTCCATTCAAGGTAATTGATGCGGTGCAGCTTTATGAAGTTCATGTCAGAGGCGTAAGCGGGGTAATACTCAGAACTCACGACGTAAACATTGGCAGCATTCCCCTGGCTTTCGATCGTGATCCTGTTGACTGATATCAAACCAAGGTTGTCTTTATTCATGAATTCTAGAGTGCTCGATACTGTTCCGCTCGTGCTCAATGCACCTTCAATAGCGTTGAAAATAAATGGCACCCTGAGCACGGCAATGACGGCAACGCAAATCACGATGATGAGCACGCTTCTCCTTATGAAGCGCTTTGCCATGTAGGCTTTTGAGCTCATCGATTTCACAAGCCTGATTTCCAAGCTTCTGAAATAGAAGCTTTCGGCGCCAATGATCACGCCCATTAAAAGAAGGAAATATATGAACGAGTTGATAGGCAAATAGAAAGGCTTTAAAGAAAAAGCCTCAGCATTAAAGATGAGCAGAAAAACAACCACAATGGCAAAAATGACCTGTGTGATGTATAAATAGAACTTAACCCGGCGAATGCGCGTTAAGCGCCATCCGCCCTCCAATGCCTCGCGTCCGCCCTCCATTAGATTCGATACGAAGCATGATCTGGAACGAATATATATTTTTCGTTGGGTTGCTCTGACTGGCTTTGGAGGCGGTCCCAACGCTCCAGCCTTTGAGTTGGCCGATCGACATGACTAGGTGCTACAAATTGAATAAGTACTTGCGCGTGCTCGGAAATGCGGTGCAGTCGGCTTTGCCTCAACTTATGCCAGCGTCGCCTCCTTTCTGCAGATCAAAAACAATGCAGCAAAGGTTGGCACTTCTGTGTCGCCTTCAAGTACGAACCTCTCGTTCTTCAATCTGATGTCAACTCTGCGATGCACATGGATTCTCACGGGATCATCTGCAAAAATTTTGGGAACAGCATCCCGCAACGGCTCAAATTTATCGAGCCCATCCCTGTCCATTCCAACAACAACAAGACCAGTTTTTCCATGCAGCGAAAAAGGCAATCGGATAAGTCTTTTGATATCGCTTGTGACCGGCTCATCAACGTGCCCAGCCATTCTTGACTTGAGCGTATTGAAGGCAAAATTCACGAAGAGCTCTCTTATTTTGTCAGACGAGAAAACCTCAAGCGTATTCTTTTCAAAAATCCTCCTTGCTGCTGTCCAATCATCATCTGAGAGATCTTCGATCATCTTCTCAATGAGCTTATCAGGATACGACTTCAGCGCATCGTACCGTTCCTTCATCTCTTGTATGCTCAAATCTCTGATCTCATCTAGCAGTGATTCGAGACCGATTCGGAAGCGTTTGCGCCATGCGACAGAACCCAGGGGTGGGATTTTCCTCGAAATTCCCACCTTTGTGATGTGTTTGAACTGCCTCTTCTCAAAGACCTCTGTTGGAAACACCCACTCGACATCCAAATCGGTGCCTGTGATGTAGTCTACGATTTCCCTGCGCTCGTGGCTTTTGAGGCCAATAACACGCTCATCGTGTACATGGACATGGTAACCCCTACCGCCTGAGAAGACGATTCGGATGCTATCGGACGAAAATCCTAGATCGCCCATGAGGAAGTCGTCAAGGAGCCTGATAATCTCCCTCTTCACCGCCGCGAGCATATCACCGTAAGCTAGGTTTTCGGCACCTTTCAGGTGATCAGCATCGAGGTCGAAAACGAGGTCCGCTCCCAACCATTTCTTCGCTTCCATAGTGGGTGCAGAAGGGAATTCGTAATACGCAGAAGAATAGTAAACATGAGCCGGAACGCGCGAAACAAGGAATGAGTGAAGATCATTCAATTTCGAAAAGGCGATATGCCTCTGGACAAATTCCTTCTCAAAAAACATGAAGCCGAATTCACGCCGCCCGAACCTGTCTGGTGGCGGAGGAGGAGATTCGAGATAGTACTTTTTGAACTGGTTTATTATGAATTCCGTGTCATTTGAGCTAGCGGCGTGATCTGATTTCATGGTGCTTCTTGAGAATAAAATTACCAATTCTTAATAAGATTCTTGTCGGACCCCCTCCGTCGCTGCTACTCTTGTGGATTACTTTATCTGCGAGTTGATCAGAAGAGCGCTGCTTTTGAAGTTCTTCACTGGCACTCTACTTGTGCTCTTCACGCCTCGTCGAATATCAGCACTTTCTATCGAGAATGTCAGCGTTTGATTCATTTATGTGCATGCGTTGCCAATAAAAAGGAAAATAGAATCATTGGGGTCGGTTCTTCGACGACTATTGGCTAATAAACTTACATTAATATTTATTATACTTGAAAGATATGCTTTTGCTCGATACGGATGAAAGCGTTCATCAAGGTAGAGTACAGTAGCGAAGGTAAAGCACCTGCCGAAATCCAAATGATTTTCGAGGAAGCAGGCTTCAGGAAGATTGAAGGAGCACCGGTTTTTGAGATTTCTGTTGCGAGCGAAAGTGAATTTAACGAAAAGCTGGTGCAGCTCCACCAGTCTTTAAGGAATGCGGGTGTCATTTATGTTCCGTCCATGACCCGACCTGCCGAGGCACCCCAAGCCAAGGCGACAAATTACAGAGAAAGGATGGAATTGTGGCGTGTACTTGGCATTAATGTTGACGAGCTGTTGAACCTCCTTGAAATCGATGTCGAGAAGTTCAGGGCTAGAGCTGTGGAACTCGTGCGAGCCGAAATCGACCGTATAGCCGCTCAGAGAGAAAAGGAATTGAGAGAAATTCAAGAGCGCGAGCTTATAGAGAAAACGAAGAGTAAGATTGTTGAGAGTGCTAGAGTAGAAGGGGGTCAAACATTTAACGACCTACTCAGAATTGTCGGCATCGATGAAGACATGCTCTCTCATATGATCGACGAGCTTGTAGAAAAGGGCAGGATCAAGGCGGAGCAGCGGGGTCGAAAGGTTGTTTACGTAGCTTCGTGATTTCTTTCAAGTTACATTCTACCCTCGAAAACATGTGCGGTGCCACAGCTCGGTCTTGATGTAACGACCCAATATGTTTGGGGCAAATCTCGCCGAGTAATTCGATCAATCCAGATATCGGGAGATTGAGGGATAGAAATAAATAGAAGTTACATGATTGATGCGATGACAGGTGAGACAATGGGCGCTTATGTACGCACTGCGTTGCTTTTCGCATTCATGTTCGGCTTATTCATCGTCATAGGTTGGGCCATCGGTAGCCTCTTCGTAGGGAACTGGATTGCTGGAGCAATATTCTTTCTTGCCATAGCCGCCGTCATCAATCTCTTTGCTTATTTCTTCTCTTCAAAGATAGTCCTTCTCTCATATAGAGCAAAGATTGTGACGGAGAAGGAAGCGCCGAGATTGTACAGAATTGTGAAGAATGTGGCCTTTAAAGCCGACATGCCAATGCCGAAAGTCGCTATCATACCGAGTGAAACTCCAAACGCATTTGCAACTGGCCGCAATCCGAACAACGCGGTCGTGGCTGCTACTGAAGGAATCCTCAAGACTCTCAATGACGACGAGCTCGAAGGTGTTATTGCTCATGAGTTCGCACACATCAAGGACAGGGACATCCTCGTCATGAGCATTGCCGCAACGCTGGCAGGTGCGATATCCTTCGCCGCAAGGTCTTTCTGGTACAGCATGATATTCGGAGGAGGGCAGCGGAGGGACTCGTCCGCTGCGGTAATAGCGCTCATCGTTGCCATAACGGCGCCGATCGCAGCTCTCCTCATTCAGCTCGCGATATCGAGAAGCCGTGAGTACCTCGCTGATGAGGAGGGAGCGCTGATCATCGGTAGGCCGATGAGCCTCGCGAGGGCTCTTGAGAAATTGGATGCCTACAACAAGCGGAAGCCAATTGAGTTCGGCAACCCCGCATCATCTTCTATATGGATCGTCAATCCATTTGGCTCCAGTGGGTTTTCTCGCCTCTTCTCGACGCACCCGCCAATTCCTGAGAGGATAAAGCGCCTCAAGCAGATGGCGAGCAAGATGGGAATGCCCTTCTGAGGGGTCTGAGAAATTCCTTTTCATTTTTTATATAATTTATATCTATTTGAACAAGTCGATTTTCAATTGTTTTTGCGGGCATCAAATATGTTGTGCGCGATTCTCGCATCTCCATGCGGTTCTTAAGCATGTAGAACAAGGCCGTATCACTTGTTCTCATCGATAGAACGACCTCTCCTGACATGGTGCTGTGGCCTCCTTAATAGATGAGACGATCAGAGATTCCGAGCCTTCTTGCGAACTCATATGCATTTTTCACGTTGAAAATCTCGGAGATCGTTCTATGCACGTCGGTACCGATCGAAAACTTCACAGAGCTCCTGAGTTCCGAGATGAGGTCCGCCGCTCTTTCATAATATGGAACTCCATCTCTTCTATAAATTCTGGCAGTGTTGATCTCGACGAAAAAATTGTACTCGCCGAGCTTTTTAGCGAGCTCATGAGGATCGCGGCTTGAGAAGGCAACTTCAAAATCGGGATGAGCGAGCCCGCATTGGACAGGGAGATTCGATGCGAAATCGCCAACGGTTTCGATGCTGGCGCCTCCTGCTGGAATGTTGCCAACATACTCGAATAGTGCGATGTCAAGACTCTCGAAGATCCTTCTTGGTATGCTGACGAAGTCGCATCTGTAGGGGTTCGTATCTATCTCTATACCCGCCAAGACCTCTATTGTCCCCTCATATTTTCTTCTGATGGTTTCGATCGCATCGACGTACTTTTCGAAATCTCTCAGTTTCAGGCTTCGTACCTTCGTTGTCTCAAAGTGGTCAGTTATAGCTACATGTGTAAGACCGTTTCTTGCACCCTCGAAGACTATCGTCTCGATGTCGAATAAGCCGTCAGAAAATGTGGTGTGGGTGTGGAGATTGATCACTGTACCTTTTCCCACTTCTCCAACTCCTGCACGCTCGAGAGTGTCCTCCCCTTCTTGATCTCCTCCCTTATCCTGTTCTCCCTCTCATGCACATCAACTGCTCGATTTGCAATTTCAACGGCGAGCTCCTGCGGGATGACGACGACTCCACTTTCATCCCCTACGATCCAGTCGCCAGTCCTCACCACCTGCCCCCCGCACACAATTTCGAGGCCTATACCACCGAACCCTTTAGGCTCTCCAGCTTCTGGAGTGACGTATCGAGAAAAGCACGGGAACTCCATTTCGACGATCGCGTCGACGTCCCTCACGGCCCCGTCAACAACGATGCCTGCCACGCCCTTTAGTTTGCAGCTCCACGAAGCGAGCTCGCCCCACACGGCGATGTCGCTTCCACCGGCGTCCACGACAATCACGTCGCCTTTCTGGGCGCGGTCGATGGCCTCAACAGGCTTAGCCCAGTCGCCCTTTGACGTCTGGACTGTGAGTGCACGTCCTACCATCTTTCTACCGTGTTTGATTCTCGGAACAATGCCCTTCATAACCCCCCTCTTGTGCGCCGCGTCTGCGATATTCGGCGTGGAAACGCGCGAAAATGCTTCAAAGAGCTCTTCCGAGGTGTATTTTCTTGAGAGCTCTGAGGCAACCACCACGCCCTTCTCGATCGCCTCCTTGATTTTCCTCGCGGCCTCTTTCACGTTCTCGGCCTTTATGATCCCCCCACCGACAATGATGATCGATGCGCCAGCCTTCATGTACAACGCGGCAGTTTCTGAAGTGATGCCACCAGCGACGGCAACGGGGAGGGATGTGGCTCTCGCAACAGCCTTTACAACATCAATCGGTGATTTACCTCCACGCATTTGTTCATCGATTCCCACATGGAGGCACACATACGAGGCACCGAGCGCCTCGACTTCCTTTGCCCTCTCCGCCTTATCTGCGACATTCATGAGGTCGACCATGATTTGCGTCCCGTACTTCCGGCCAGTGAGAACAGCCTCGGAAATGGTCCCGTCATCGGAGAGACCCATCACCGTTACGACGTCGGCGCCCGCTTTCGCTGCAATCTCCACTTCGAATCCCCCGACATCCATCGTCTTCATATCTGCAACGAGCACACGGTCTGGAAATTCTTTCTTGAGTGCCCTGAGGCATTCGGCCCCCTCGCTCTTGATCAGGGGGGTGCCCGCCTCTACCCAATCAGCGCCCCCTTCGACTGCCTCCTTTCCTATCTCAATCGCTCTTTTGAGATGCATCATATCCAGCGCAACTTGAAGAACTGGTTTCATCG encodes the following:
- the rpl18a gene encoding 50S ribosomal protein L18Ae; translated protein: MKAFRVIGTFKVGPKRKQYFSIEVAAKDKDGAIHTVFCNLGSRHRLPRRAIQLSEIRELSPDEIENSVVKYLVGVTE
- the priS gene encoding DNA primase catalytic subunit PriS — encoded protein: MKSDHAASSNDTEFIINQFKKYYLESPPPPPDRFGRREFGFMFFEKEFVQRHIAFSKLNDLHSFLVSRVPAHVYYSSAYYEFPSAPTMEAKKWLGADLVFDLDADHLKGAENLAYGDMLAAVKREIIRLLDDFLMGDLGFSSDSIRIVFSGGRGYHVHVHDERVIGLKSHERREIVDYITGTDLDVEWVFPTEVFEKRQFKHITKVGISRKIPPLGSVAWRKRFRIGLESLLDEIRDLSIQEMKERYDALKSYPDKLIEKMIEDLSDDDWTAARRIFEKNTLEVFSSDKIRELFVNFAFNTLKSRMAGHVDEPVTSDIKRLIRLPFSLHGKTGLVVVGMDRDGLDKFEPLRDAVPKIFADDPVRIHVHRRVDIRLKNERFVLEGDTEVPTFAALFLICRKEATLA
- a CDS encoding zinc metalloprotease HtpX produces the protein MIDAMTGETMGAYVRTALLFAFMFGLFIVIGWAIGSLFVGNWIAGAIFFLAIAAVINLFAYFFSSKIVLLSYRAKIVTEKEAPRLYRIVKNVAFKADMPMPKVAIIPSETPNAFATGRNPNNAVVAATEGILKTLNDDELEGVIAHEFAHIKDRDILVMSIAATLAGAISFAARSFWYSMIFGGGQRRDSSAAVIALIVAITAPIAALLIQLAISRSREYLADEEGALIIGRPMSLARALEKLDAYNKRKPIEFGNPASSSIWIVNPFGSSGFSRLFSTHPPIPERIKRLKQMASKMGMPF
- a CDS encoding PHP domain-containing protein; protein product: MGKGTVINLHTHTTFSDGLFDIETIVFEGARNGLTHVAITDHFETTKVRSLKLRDFEKYVDAIETIRRKYEGTIEVLAGIEIDTNPYRCDFVSIPRRIFESLDIALFEYVGNIPAGGASIETVGDFASNLPVQCGLAHPDFEVAFSSRDPHELAKKLGEYNFFVEINTARIYRRDGVPYYERAADLISELRSSVKFSIGTDVHRTISEIFNVKNAYEFARRLGISDRLIY
- the hxlA gene encoding 3-hexulose-6-phosphate synthase, whose protein sequence is MKPVLQVALDMMHLKRAIEIGKEAVEGGADWVEAGTPLIKSEGAECLRALKKEFPDRVLVADMKTMDVGGFEVEIAAKAGADVVTVMGLSDDGTISEAVLTGRKYGTQIMVDLMNVADKAERAKEVEALGASYVCLHVGIDEQMRGGKSPIDVVKAVARATSLPVAVAGGITSETAALYMKAGASIIIVGGGIIKAENVKEAARKIKEAIEKGVVVASELSRKYTSEELFEAFSRVSTPNIADAAHKRGVMKGIVPRIKHGRKMVGRALTVQTSKGDWAKPVEAIDRAQKGDVIVVDAGGSDIAVWGELASWSCKLKGVAGIVVDGAVRDVDAIVEMEFPCFSRYVTPEAGEPKGFGGIGLEIVCGGQVVRTGDWIVGDESGVVVIPQELAVEIANRAVDVHERENRIREEIKKGRTLSSVQELEKWEKVQ